From a region of the Mycobacteroides saopaulense genome:
- the alc gene encoding allantoicase — MTGNTPAGLPDFTMLPDLALRPLGGAVIWANDDLFAEKENLIKPGPADYRPATFGHKGQVYDGWETRRRRDPAGEPGHDAAIVRLGVPGVIAGVVVDTAWFKGNYPPEISVDAAEIEGYPPADDIARDTAWQSIIGRTKVYGDSRNVFDVDSSRRWTHVRLTMYPDGGVARLRVHGHGRPDPRFLDAGQFDLAAIENGGLVTDCSNRFYSSPQNLLFPGVARVMGDGWETARRRDDANDWVQVRLAGEGVLRLAEIDTSYFVGNSPGAAGLQGLTAQGHWVPLLPRTPLQPDTRHRFLVESQQPVTDVRLDIYPDGGLARLRLFGDLTSAGRASLQGP; from the coding sequence ATGACCGGCAACACACCCGCGGGACTGCCCGACTTCACGATGTTGCCCGACCTGGCGCTGCGACCCCTGGGCGGAGCAGTGATCTGGGCCAACGACGATCTGTTCGCCGAGAAGGAGAACCTGATCAAACCCGGGCCGGCCGACTACCGGCCCGCAACCTTCGGGCACAAGGGGCAGGTTTACGACGGATGGGAGACCCGACGCAGGCGTGACCCGGCGGGCGAGCCCGGCCACGACGCCGCCATCGTCCGGCTGGGCGTCCCCGGCGTGATCGCGGGTGTCGTCGTCGACACCGCGTGGTTCAAGGGCAACTATCCGCCGGAGATATCGGTCGACGCGGCAGAGATCGAGGGGTATCCGCCCGCGGACGACATCGCCCGGGACACCGCCTGGCAGAGCATCATCGGCCGCACGAAGGTCTATGGAGACAGCCGCAACGTCTTCGACGTCGATTCGTCGCGGCGGTGGACGCACGTGCGGCTGACCATGTACCCCGACGGCGGCGTCGCCCGGCTGCGCGTGCACGGTCACGGACGGCCCGACCCACGGTTCCTCGACGCCGGGCAGTTCGATCTGGCCGCCATCGAGAACGGCGGCCTGGTCACCGATTGCTCCAACCGCTTCTACAGCTCACCGCAGAATCTGCTGTTCCCCGGTGTCGCGCGGGTCATGGGCGACGGCTGGGAGACCGCCCGCCGCCGCGACGACGCCAACGACTGGGTACAGGTGCGGCTCGCCGGCGAGGGAGTGCTGCGCCTTGCCGAGATCGACACGTCCTATTTCGTGGGCAACAGCCCCGGTGCGGCGGGCCTGCAGGGCCTGACCGCGCAGGGCCACTGGGTACCGCTGCTGCCGCGCACGCCGCTGCAGCCCGACACCCGGCACCGTTTTCTGGTGGAGAGCCAACAGCCCGTCACGGACGTGCGTCTGGACATATACCCCGACGGTGGGCTCGCCCGCCTGCGCCTCTTCGGCGACCTCACGAGCGCGGGACGGGCCTCCCTGCAGGGCCCGTGA